The Couchioplanes caeruleus sequence GAAGTGGGTGGTCGTCGGTGACGGGGAGAACTCTTCCGGGGACGCGTCCCGGGCCGGCAGGGCCGCGCGCCCCCGACCGCGTCCCGGAGAATGTCCCGGGAGATCCGGGACACCGGTCCTCGGGCCCGCGGGACGCCTGCGCTGCGACGATGAGCCGGTGACCTCGCAAGCACCCCCGCGCCCGCGCGTGACGCCGGCCGCCGCTGCCGCGCCCCGGCGCGTCCTGCCGGCGGTCGTGGGCGTCGCCGCCGTCGCCCTCGCGCTCGCCGCGGTGGCGGCCGCCGCCGTCATCGACGCCGCCGTGCCCGCCGCGCACCGCGCCGCCACCCAGCTCGACCTGGGCTGGGTCGCCGGAGTCGCCGGGGCGTTCCTGTGCGCGCCCGGTGCGCTGCTCCTGCACCGCCTACCGCGCCATCCCGTCGCGTGGGTGCTGCTGATCACCGGCGTGCACTGGGCCGTGGACGGGCTGGCCTGCGCCTGGCTGGCGTACGCCACCCTGAGCGATCCGGCGCTTCCCGGCGCCGGCCTGGCCTTCTGGCTCTATCAGCGGCTCGGTGCCTCGCTGCTCCTGTCGTTGCCGCTGATCCTGCTGCTCTACCCGGACGGGCGGCTGCCGCGCGGGCGCTGGCGGGTGGCCGCGCTCGCGGGGCTGGCGAGCACCGCGCTGCTGCCGCTGGTGCTGTTGTTCACGCCGTCGACCGTGGCGCAGGCCGACTCCGGTGTTCCGCTTCCGGCCGCGTTCGCCGGCCTCGATCTCGATCCCACCACCATCGGCCTGCCCACGTCCGTGTGGGCGCCCGTGCTGGCCTTCGCCGGTGCGATGGTGCCGGTCAGCCTGGTCGTACCGTTCGCGGTGGTTCTGGGCCGCTACCGGCGGTCCGCGGGCGACCCCCGGCGCCGCGCCCGGATGCGCTGGCTGCTCTGGGCCGCCGTGGTCGACGTCCTGGTCATGCTCGCCATGCTCGTGCTTCCGCAGGCCTTGACGTCGATCGGGCTGACCGCGGCGGTGGGCCTCACCGGGATCGCCCTCACGGTCGGCATCGTCGCGCCGCAGTTGGTGGACATCGACCGGCTCCTCGGCGGCACCATCCTGTACGCCGCCATGGCCCTCTCCGTGCTGGTCGTGGACGCCTGCGTGCTGGGCGTGGCGAGCACGGTGCTGGGGGAGCGCCTCGCCGAGCGCGACGCCGCCGTGCTGGCGCTGCTGCTGGTCACCGCCGTGTACGGCCCCCTGCGCCAGCGGCTGTGGGTTCTGGCGCGCCGGCTCGTGCGCGGGCGCCGCGACGACCCGTACGGCGTGGTCGCCGGCCTGGCCGAGCAGTTGGAGCGGCAGGACCGCCCGGAGGAGCAGCTCGTCGCCGTCGCCCGCAGCGTCGCGGCCGCGTTCAAGGTGCCGTACGTGGCGGTCGAGGTGGACCGCCCCGGCGGAGAGAGCGTCGTGGCGGCGTACGGGACGGCCCCGGGCGATACGCAGGTGCTGCCCATCGCCTACCGGGATGAGACCGTCGGCCGGCTGGTGCTGCCGTCGCGGCGGGCGTCGCTGTCCGCGCGCGACGGGCGGCTGCTCGGCGACATGGTGCGGCAGGCGGCGATCGCGGCGCGGACGGCGTACCTCGCCGCCGAGCTCCAGCGCGGCCGGGAGCGGATCGTCGCGGCGCGCGAGGAAGAGCGGCGCCGGCTGCGGCGCGACCTGCACGACGGGCTCGGGCCCACGCTCGGCGGCGTGGCCTTGCGCATCGACACGGCCCGCAACCTGGCCGCCCGCAAGCCCGAGGAGGCGGACCGGCTGCTGCGCCAGGCCCGGGAGGACGTGACGACGGCTCTGGCGGACGTCCGGCGGCTCGTGCACGACCTGCGCCCGCCGGCCCTGGACGACGTCGGCCTGCTGGGCGCCGTACGCCAGCAGGCCGCACGCCTGCGCGTACCGGGCCTGACCGTGACGGTCGAGGGTGAGGATCTCGAGGGGTTGCCCGCGGCGGCGGAGGTGGCCGCGTACCGGATCGCGTCCGAGGCCCTGGCGAACGTGGCCCGGCATGCCGGCGCGGCCACGGCGAAGGTCCGCCTGTCCCGCGCGGGCGACGACCTCGTGGTCGAGATCGCCGACGACGGCGTGGGCATCCCCGCCGGCACGCCCACCGGCGTCGGCCTGGTGTCGCTGCGTGAGCGCGCCGCCGAGCTGGGCGGCGACTGCCGGATAGAGTGCCCGGACGGCGGCGGCACGGTGGTCACCGCCCGTCTGCCGCTGGGACTCGGCGCGGAGGTGGCTCATGGGTGACGCGATCAGGGTGCTCGTCGCCGACGACCACCCGATCTTCCGGGACGGACTGGCGATGCTGCTCGCCTCGGTCGACGGCATCGAGGTGGCCGGCACGGCGGCGAACGGGCGCGAGGCGGTCGCGGAGGCCGTCCGCCTGCTGCCGGACGTGGTCGTGATGGACGTGCAGATGCCGGAGCTCAACGGCGTCGAGGCCACCCGCGAGCTGGCGACGCGCGCCCCGGACGTCGGCATCGTGGTCCTGACCATGTCCGAGGACGACGGCACGGTCTTCGCGGCCGTGCGCGCGGGCGCCCGCGGCTATCTGGTGAAGGGCGCGGAGCAGGAGGAGATCGTCCGCGCGATCACCACCGTCGCGTCCGGCGGCGCCGTCTTCGGCGCCACGCTCGCGGCCCGCATCGCGCAGTTCTTCGCCGCCGGCCCGCCGACGCCGACGACCGCGTTCCCGCAGCTCACCGCCCGCGAACGAGAGATCCTGGACCTGCTGGCGGCGGGCCGCTCCAACGGCCAGATCGCCGCGGCGCTCTATCTGTCGCCGAAGACCGTACGCAACAACGTCTCCACCGTCTTCGCCAAGCTCCAGGTGGCCGACCGCGCCGAGGCGATCGTCCGGGCCCGGGAGGCCGGTCTCGGGCGGTAGCCGGGCGTTTCTGTCAGGGCTGGTTGATGGCTCCGGGAATCGGTTCCTATCTCGCCCGCTGGACCAAGCGACGTGGGCGAGCACCGGCGGAAGCACGGCCGCCGCCCCGGTGG is a genomic window containing:
- a CDS encoding sensor histidine kinase; its protein translation is MTSQAPPRPRVTPAAAAAPRRVLPAVVGVAAVALALAAVAAAAVIDAAVPAAHRAATQLDLGWVAGVAGAFLCAPGALLLHRLPRHPVAWVLLITGVHWAVDGLACAWLAYATLSDPALPGAGLAFWLYQRLGASLLLSLPLILLLYPDGRLPRGRWRVAALAGLASTALLPLVLLFTPSTVAQADSGVPLPAAFAGLDLDPTTIGLPTSVWAPVLAFAGAMVPVSLVVPFAVVLGRYRRSAGDPRRRARMRWLLWAAVVDVLVMLAMLVLPQALTSIGLTAAVGLTGIALTVGIVAPQLVDIDRLLGGTILYAAMALSVLVVDACVLGVASTVLGERLAERDAAVLALLLVTAVYGPLRQRLWVLARRLVRGRRDDPYGVVAGLAEQLERQDRPEEQLVAVARSVAAAFKVPYVAVEVDRPGGESVVAAYGTAPGDTQVLPIAYRDETVGRLVLPSRRASLSARDGRLLGDMVRQAAIAARTAYLAAELQRGRERIVAAREEERRRLRRDLHDGLGPTLGGVALRIDTARNLAARKPEEADRLLRQAREDVTTALADVRRLVHDLRPPALDDVGLLGAVRQQAARLRVPGLTVTVEGEDLEGLPAAAEVAAYRIASEALANVARHAGAATAKVRLSRAGDDLVVEIADDGVGIPAGTPTGVGLVSLRERAAELGGDCRIECPDGGGTVVTARLPLGLGAEVAHG
- a CDS encoding response regulator, which encodes MGDAIRVLVADDHPIFRDGLAMLLASVDGIEVAGTAANGREAVAEAVRLLPDVVVMDVQMPELNGVEATRELATRAPDVGIVVLTMSEDDGTVFAAVRAGARGYLVKGAEQEEIVRAITTVASGGAVFGATLAARIAQFFAAGPPTPTTAFPQLTAREREILDLLAAGRSNGQIAAALYLSPKTVRNNVSTVFAKLQVADRAEAIVRAREAGLGR